The Phycisphaerae bacterium genomic interval CGGAGAAATCGAGGTAATCACCCAGCACCAGTCTCGGCGACGAGCTGTGAATCTCCCTGGCAAACCACTTATCGTGTCGAACGTCGATCAGAGCCGGGAACCGCAGACAGATCGTGGGCACACCGCTCAAACGCGAGAAGGTCTCGGCGGTCAGCTCGTTGAGCCGCTTGCTCAGGTCGTAGGCATGATTCGGTCGGCAAGGGTGATCCTCGTCGATCGGCAGGTACGACAGACCATGATTCTCCAGCGACGTCGGCAGCCCGATCGCGCACAGGCTGCCGGCCAGAACAACCATGCCCGCTCCGGCGCGGTCGGCCGCCTCGAGAACGTGGTACGTCCCCTGCGTGTTGATGGCGAAGATCTCGGATTGCGGGATCGTCGGCATCCGACTGGGGATCGCGGCGAGGTGAACCACAGCCTGGCACCCGGCGCAGGCTTCGCGAACGGCTCTTGCGTCTCGAAGATCGGCCTGAACGTAGCGAACGCTCGCGGGCAGGCTTCTCGGCGGGTCGGCACGGTCAAACGCGACGATGTCGTGCGAAGGCGAAAACCGCTCCAGCACGCGCAAGCCCAGTCGCCCCGCCGCACCGGTCACAAAAAGTCTCACGGTCTCACCTCGCCGGCGTCACCACTCCCACGAACGCGTCATCAAAATAGGCGACACCCGACTTGCCTTGGGTGTGCAAATTGAGCGAAAGCCGCTCGCTGCCTTTGGGGGCCGGGCCTTCCAGGGATACCCATGTCCACTCGCTGCGTCCGGTGACCTTGCGGCTCGGACCGAGACGCCCGACAACACCGCCGCTGTTGTCGGTGGCATCGAATGTGATCCAGGCGGCCCCCTGGTCATCCGGGCAGTCGGTCTTGATCCAGATGCCCGCGAAATACTTCGTGCCCACCCTGGCAGTGTTGTAGTGCGTGATCTGACGGATGACGGTTTCCTTCGGTGACACTCGCATGCTTTGCGAAAGCCGCCCGGTGTGGGCTGTCTTGTCGGCGACCCCGCCGGGGTTTGATCTCATCACGTCTCCGTCGACCTTCAGCGTCTCAAAGCCCAGGGCGATCCATTCCTTGCCTCCGCCGCCGCCACCGGCTTCCATGCTCGCGTTGTTCAGCATGTTCTCACCGGGCGGCAGCTTCGCGAGCTGACCAAGCCGCAGGTCATGCCGGTTCTCCTGCTCGCTGGAGATGCGGACATCGGCCGCCTCGTACTTATAGCGACCCTGGGCCGTGGCAGACAGCTTGTAGCGGGCGGGGATGACATTCTCGAGAATGTACCGGCCGTCAGAGTCGGTCCTGGCCTCGTGTTTGCCCGGCTGGAGCGTGATCACCGCCCCAGCCACGGGTTTGTCATCATCACCGCTGCGTACCACCCCGCTGAGCGTGGTCTTGAGGGTCGCTTCCAGGGCAACGTCCACGACGCTGTTCTTCGCCGCGGCGACCTGAACCTTCTGTTTGAGAGCCTTGAAGCCGGGCTTGCTGATGCTCAGGCTGTAAGAGCCCGGTTCAAGCCTGCCGAAGAAGTAGTTGCCCATCGGGTCGGATGTGAAGGGCTTTCCGCCGATGCTCACTTCGGCACCGTCGAGCCGAACGTCCAGGCCGGCGACCGTCACTGTTCCGCTGATTGCCCCCGTGGTGTCGGTCGGCTTGGCCAGAGCCGCGACCACCGTGTACTGGTAATGCGGCTTGGTGGGCGAGCCGTCCGGATTGATGCCGCTTTCGGGATACACGTAATCGAACTGCTGCCAACCCTCGTTGGAGAACTCGAAGGGAAAGACCGCCACGAGTTCGGGCCAGTTCGGGTAGTAGTCGCGGAAGGCCCGCATCGCGTAATCCGCGCGGTTGTACTCGTCGATGATCGGGTGCCCTTCTGACTTGGTGTACACGGCGTTGCCCAGGTCCCACCCGGTTTCCGTGATCATGATCTTGACGTTGTCGCGGCCGCACTCCCGCAGTTTGGCCAACTCGAGCAGGTAGCTGTCGATGCTTAGTTCGGAGTCCGGTTTGATATTCTTGTTGTGATGATTCAAGTGCGGTGGGCGGTTCATCGGGTAGGGATGGCACGACCACAGGTCGAACGAACTGATGAATTCGGTGTTGGCTTTGCAGAGGGCCTCGGCCCACTCGGGGCTGGTCGCCAAACCGCCGTTGAGGATCTTGATTCGCGGGTCGCCGATGGAGCGAATTGCCTTGGCCACCGCCACGAAGAAGTCCGCGTACTCCTGGGGGTTGGCTTTGCCGCTCCATTCGACCGCCAGGTTCGGCTCGTTCCACACCTCGATGTAAAGCGGGCACATATCCGTCCGCGGCAGGCCGGCCACCACGCGTTTGACCGCCTGTGCGATAGAGGTGTAATCGCCCGGGGAGTCGGCCTCGGGTTTTCGCCAGCCCCCGCCACCGTAGTGGCCCCCAAGTCGCAGTACGGGGATCAACTCGAGCTGATAGCATTTGTTGACGTAATCGATCCAGCCCTGTGGCGGCTGTTTGGTGTTCTTGTCAATGTCCGCCAGCAAGGTCTTGGCATAGCCCCATCGCCCGACCAGAAACCGCGCCCAGCGAAGGTGCTTATCGCCCTTCGTGCCGTCAGCGCCGTCGCCGACCAACAAGTGCGCCCCGTAGAAGTTGTTCGGCAGCGCATAGGACGACTCCGGCAACGGGACCTTCTCGGCGGCATGGGCAGCCAGTGCCAGCACGGTCCCCAACAAGCCGATTGCGCCGACGAGCCACTTGCAGTTCATGTCGTCAACCTCGCTTCACGCCAGGGAAGGAT includes:
- a CDS encoding NAD(P)-dependent oxidoreductase, with translation MRLFVTGAAGRLGLRVLERFSPSHDIVAFDRADPPRSLPASVRYVQADLRDARAVREACAGCQAVVHLAAIPSRMPTIPQSEIFAINTQGTYHVLEAADRAGAGMVVLAGSLCAIGLPTSLENHGLSYLPIDEDHPCRPNHAYDLSKRLNELTAETFSRLSGVPTICLRFPALIDVRHDKWFAREIHSSSPRLVLGDYLDFSDAVGAIETALRRRDLKHELLFVNAETIGTATPTAQYVQRFNPRVEWRGPAPNATTPLINCARLKRVLNFTPAVTWQQDMAVSG
- a CDS encoding carboxypeptidase regulatory-like domain-containing protein translates to MNCKWLVGAIGLLGTVLALAAHAAEKVPLPESSYALPNNFYGAHLLVGDGADGTKGDKHLRWARFLVGRWGYAKTLLADIDKNTKQPPQGWIDYVNKCYQLELIPVLRLGGHYGGGGWRKPEADSPGDYTSIAQAVKRVVAGLPRTDMCPLYIEVWNEPNLAVEWSGKANPQEYADFFVAVAKAIRSIGDPRIKILNGGLATSPEWAEALCKANTEFISSFDLWSCHPYPMNRPPHLNHHNKNIKPDSELSIDSYLLELAKLRECGRDNVKIMITETGWDLGNAVYTKSEGHPIIDEYNRADYAMRAFRDYYPNWPELVAVFPFEFSNEGWQQFDYVYPESGINPDGSPTKPHYQYTVVAALAKPTDTTGAISGTVTVAGLDVRLDGAEVSIGGKPFTSDPMGNYFFGRLEPGSYSLSISKPGFKALKQKVQVAAAKNSVVDVALEATLKTTLSGVVRSGDDDKPVAGAVITLQPGKHEARTDSDGRYILENVIPARYKLSATAQGRYKYEAADVRISSEQENRHDLRLGQLAKLPPGENMLNNASMEAGGGGGGKEWIALGFETLKVDGDVMRSNPGGVADKTAHTGRLSQSMRVSPKETVIRQITHYNTARVGTKYFAGIWIKTDCPDDQGAAWITFDATDNSGGVVGRLGPSRKVTGRSEWTWVSLEGPAPKGSERLSLNLHTQGKSGVAYFDDAFVGVVTPAR